One window of Erwinia aphidicola genomic DNA carries:
- the gsiD gene encoding glutathione ABC transporter permease GsiD yields the protein MINWRRNAVLATLPSVRENRVRTPWREFWRRFRRQHVAMIAAVFVLLLILVAIFAPLLAPFDAENYFDYDRLNEGPSMMHWFGVDALGRDIFSRVLLGSRLSLVAGFFSVAVGAVTGTLLGLLAGYYEGWWDRIIMRICDVLFAFPGILLAIAVVAVLGNGMSNVILAVAIFSIPAFARLVRGNTLVLKHLTYIESARSIGASDLTIILRHILPGTLSSIVVYFTMRIGTSIISAASLSFLGLGAQPPTPEWGAMLNEAQADMVLAPHVAIFPSLAIFLTVLAFNLLGDGLRDALDPKLKV from the coding sequence ATGATTAACTGGCGACGTAATGCCGTGCTCGCAACGCTGCCCAGCGTGCGGGAGAATCGCGTGCGTACCCCGTGGCGGGAATTCTGGCGGCGTTTTCGCCGTCAGCACGTGGCAATGATTGCGGCGGTATTTGTGCTGCTGCTGATCCTGGTGGCGATTTTTGCCCCGCTGCTGGCCCCGTTCGATGCTGAAAACTACTTTGATTATGACCGGCTGAATGAAGGACCGTCGATGATGCACTGGTTCGGCGTCGATGCGCTGGGGCGCGATATTTTCAGCCGCGTGCTGCTCGGCAGCCGCCTGTCGCTGGTGGCTGGCTTCTTCTCGGTGGCGGTGGGCGCGGTGACAGGTACGCTGCTCGGCCTGCTGGCCGGCTACTACGAGGGCTGGTGGGACCGGATTATCATGCGCATTTGCGACGTGCTGTTCGCTTTTCCCGGCATCCTGCTGGCGATTGCCGTGGTGGCGGTACTCGGTAACGGTATGTCGAATGTGATCCTCGCGGTGGCGATTTTCAGCATTCCCGCCTTTGCCCGCCTGGTGCGCGGTAACACGCTGGTGCTGAAACACCTGACCTATATTGAGTCGGCGCGCAGTATTGGCGCGTCTGATTTGACCATTATCCTGCGCCACATTCTGCCCGGTACGCTGTCATCGATTGTGGTCTATTTTACTATGCGTATTGGCACCTCGATTATCTCTGCTGCCAGCCTGTCGTTCCTGGGTCTTGGCGCGCAGCCGCCGACCCCGGAGTGGGGGGCGATGCTTAACGAGGCCCAGGCGGATATGGTGCTGGCCCCGCACGTGGCGATCTTCCCCAGCCTGGCGATTTTCCTTACCGTGCTGGCGTTTAATCTGCTGGGTGACGGGCTGCGCGATGCGCTGGACCCGAAGCTGAAGGTGTAA
- a CDS encoding DUF3313 domain-containing protein — translation MHNVRIPLIAGLAMACLVLAGCSSKVADTSQYSGFLPDYSHLKPEKSASGVQTLRWVSPDYQSAKYNAIHYTPAVYYPAAKPTARVSQQTLDQIRAYLDQTLKAAVARHKPLVNHAGPGTLELKTAITAVNAENQDMKFYEVVPIAAVVASTMAASGHRTQNSVLFLEMQLVDSQTGKPVMEAVRKAYGNTVPNNNAPITLTQLKSGIDQMVSDVVNFPDK, via the coding sequence ATGCACAATGTGCGTATACCTCTCATCGCGGGCCTGGCAATGGCGTGTCTGGTGCTGGCTGGCTGCTCGTCAAAAGTAGCTGATACCAGCCAGTATTCCGGTTTCCTGCCGGATTATAGCCACCTGAAGCCGGAAAAATCCGCCAGCGGCGTGCAAACCCTGCGCTGGGTGTCACCGGACTATCAATCCGCAAAATACAACGCTATCCATTACACGCCTGCCGTTTACTATCCTGCCGCGAAGCCGACCGCCCGCGTCAGCCAGCAGACGCTCGATCAAATCCGCGCCTATCTCGACCAGACGCTGAAAGCCGCCGTGGCCCGGCACAAACCGCTGGTTAACCACGCGGGGCCGGGCACGCTGGAGCTGAAAACCGCCATTACCGCCGTCAATGCCGAAAATCAGGATATGAAGTTCTATGAGGTCGTGCCGATTGCGGCAGTGGTCGCCAGCACCATGGCGGCTTCCGGCCACCGTACCCAGAACAGCGTGCTGTTCCTGGAGATGCAGCTGGTGGATAGCCAAACCGGTAAGCCCGTGATGGAGGCGGTTCGCAAGGCCTACGGCAACACGGTGCCGAACAATAATGCCCCCATTACTCTTACCCAGTTGAAAAGCGGTATCGACCAGATGGTCAGTGACGTAGTGAACTTCCCCGATAAGTAA
- a CDS encoding PQQ-dependent sugar dehydrogenase, producing the protein MTRYLLLPALAASLLLSPALRAEKITVQELQSGLDHPWALAFLPGEEGVLITERAGQLRRWQPGSGLSQPISGVPQVWAQRQGGLLDVALAPDFASSRRVWLSYTLAGEDGAAGAVVGYGRLSEDYRQLSGFQPVLRQQGLSSGANLGTRMAFDRSGHLFIAFGDNFQAAKAQDLNALQGKIVRLTADGKIPSDNPLVGRQGVRSEIWSWGVRNPQGLALNPQSGEVWESEHGPRGGDEVNIPRRGKNYGWPLATWGIDYSGAKVPGSKGSTAAGTEQPLFWWKVSPAISGMAFYQGTRFPQWKNSLFIGALKEKSLIRLSINGEQLKEQERLLSERGERIRDVRSGPDGWLYVLTDEANGKLLKVGIE; encoded by the coding sequence ATGACGCGTTATCTGCTGCTGCCTGCACTGGCTGCCTCCCTGCTGTTAAGCCCCGCCCTCAGAGCTGAAAAAATCACCGTACAGGAGCTGCAAAGCGGTCTCGATCACCCCTGGGCGCTGGCCTTTCTGCCGGGCGAAGAGGGGGTGTTGATCACCGAACGCGCCGGCCAGCTCAGGCGCTGGCAGCCCGGCTCCGGCCTCTCCCAGCCCATCAGCGGGGTGCCGCAGGTGTGGGCTCAGCGCCAGGGGGGCCTGCTTGATGTGGCGCTGGCGCCGGACTTTGCCAGCAGCCGTCGCGTCTGGCTCAGCTACACGCTGGCCGGAGAAGATGGCGCGGCTGGAGCTGTAGTCGGTTATGGCCGCCTGAGCGAAGATTACCGCCAGCTCAGTGGCTTCCAGCCGGTGCTGCGCCAACAAGGTTTATCCAGCGGGGCGAATCTTGGTACGCGCATGGCGTTTGACCGCAGCGGTCATCTGTTCATCGCCTTTGGGGATAATTTCCAGGCCGCTAAAGCGCAGGATCTCAACGCACTGCAGGGCAAAATTGTGCGCCTGACCGCCGATGGCAAAATCCCCTCTGACAATCCGCTGGTTGGCCGCCAGGGCGTTCGTAGCGAGATCTGGAGTTGGGGAGTGCGTAACCCGCAGGGGTTAGCGCTCAACCCGCAGAGCGGTGAGGTCTGGGAGAGCGAGCACGGCCCGCGCGGCGGCGATGAGGTGAATATCCCGCGCAGGGGAAAAAACTACGGCTGGCCGCTGGCCACCTGGGGCATTGATTACAGCGGGGCGAAGGTACCGGGTTCAAAAGGCAGCACGGCCGCGGGAACCGAGCAGCCGCTGTTCTGGTGGAAAGTCTCCCCGGCTATCAGCGGCATGGCGTTTTACCAGGGTACGCGGTTTCCGCAGTGGAAAAATTCGCTGTTTATCGGGGCGCTAAAGGAGAAAAGCCTGATCCGCCTGAGCATCAACGGTGAACAGCTGAAAGAGCAGGAGCGCCTGCTGAGCGAGCGCGGGGAGCGCATTCGCGATGTGCGCAGCGGGCCAGACGGCTGGCTTTACGTGCTGACGGATGAAGCCAACGGCAAACTGCTGAAAGTGGGTATTGAGTAA
- a CDS encoding HAD family hydrolase produces MDLALFDLDETLICEDSTGLWLRWLVSQGFAPAALIEQERALMEHYYQGSLSMEQYMSTTLSPLAGMATPTVAGWIRRFIHRDILPRVYPAARERLAWHQQRGDKIIVISASGEHLVKPIAQQLGAHAALAIGVEIIDDRYSGEIYGTLTYKEGKVSRVSDWKAQQQEHRFAHTWAYSDSINDLPMLEHADHAWVINPAEPLQQLAQQRGWEICHWVK; encoded by the coding sequence ATGGATTTAGCGCTGTTTGACCTTGATGAAACGCTAATTTGTGAAGACAGTACCGGCCTGTGGCTGCGCTGGCTGGTTTCCCAGGGGTTTGCCCCGGCCGCGCTGATAGAACAAGAACGCGCGCTGATGGAGCACTACTATCAGGGGTCGCTGTCTATGGAACAGTATATGAGCACCACGCTGTCGCCGCTGGCAGGAATGGCCACGCCGACGGTAGCAGGCTGGATACGCCGGTTTATTCATCGCGATATCCTGCCGCGCGTTTATCCCGCCGCACGCGAACGCCTGGCGTGGCACCAGCAGCGCGGCGATAAAATCATCGTGATCTCCGCCAGCGGTGAACATCTGGTGAAGCCTATTGCGCAACAGCTGGGCGCGCACGCGGCGCTGGCGATTGGCGTGGAGATTATTGATGACCGCTACAGCGGCGAAATCTACGGCACTCTGACCTACAAAGAGGGAAAAGTCAGCCGCGTCAGCGACTGGAAGGCACAGCAGCAGGAGCACCGCTTTGCCCACACCTGGGCTTACAGCGACTCAATCAACGACCTGCCAATGCTGGAACATGCCGATCACGCCTGGGTGATCAATCCGGCAGAGCCACTGCAGCAGCTAGCGCAGCAGCGCGGCTGGGAAATCTGCCACTGGGTGAAATAA
- a CDS encoding serine hydrolase — protein sequence MKKTLLSTGVYALATTSTLLLFTLSPARAEQAPAAPQIDAKAWVLMDYNSGKVLAESNADQRLDPASLTKMMASYVTGQALKAGKISNDDMVTVGKDAWATGNPILQGSSLMFLKPGDRIPVSELNKGIVIQSGNDASIALADHVAGSQDSFVGLMNNYVQALGLKNTHFKTVHGLDSDGQYSTARDMALIGQALIRDVPDEYALHKEKEFTFNKIRQYNRNRLLWSTNLQVDGIKTGHTSGAGNNLVASAKEGDQRLISVVLGAATDAIRFRESEKLLTWGFRFWETVTPIKAGTAFATQRVWYGDKSEVNLGVAKDAAITLPKGQMKNLKASFTLSQPQLTAPLAKNQVVGTIDFQLDGKSIEQRPLVVLDEVKEGGFFSRIWDFVMMKMTGWFGSWFS from the coding sequence ATGAAGAAAACGCTCCTCTCTACCGGTGTGTATGCACTGGCTACTACTTCGACGTTATTGCTGTTTACCCTCTCCCCCGCGCGCGCAGAGCAGGCCCCTGCCGCCCCGCAGATCGATGCCAAAGCCTGGGTGCTGATGGACTACAACAGCGGTAAAGTGCTGGCAGAATCCAATGCGGATCAGCGGCTCGACCCGGCCAGCCTGACCAAAATGATGGCCAGCTATGTTACCGGGCAGGCGCTGAAGGCGGGCAAAATCAGCAATGACGACATGGTCACCGTGGGTAAAGATGCCTGGGCGACCGGCAACCCGATTCTGCAAGGCTCTTCGCTGATGTTCCTCAAGCCTGGGGACCGGATCCCGGTGTCGGAGCTGAATAAAGGGATTGTGATCCAGTCCGGTAACGATGCCAGCATTGCGCTCGCCGACCACGTAGCGGGCAGTCAGGACTCTTTCGTTGGCCTGATGAACAACTACGTGCAGGCGCTGGGCCTGAAGAATACCCACTTTAAAACGGTGCACGGGCTGGATTCGGACGGCCAGTACAGCACCGCGCGCGATATGGCCCTGATTGGTCAGGCGCTGATCCGCGACGTACCGGATGAGTACGCGCTGCATAAAGAGAAAGAGTTCACCTTTAATAAGATCCGCCAGTACAACCGCAACCGCCTGCTGTGGAGCACCAATCTGCAGGTGGACGGGATCAAGACCGGGCACACTTCCGGCGCCGGCAATAATCTTGTGGCATCAGCGAAAGAGGGCGATCAGCGCTTAATTTCTGTGGTGCTGGGCGCGGCCACCGATGCTATCCGCTTCCGCGAGAGCGAAAAGCTGCTGACCTGGGGCTTCCGCTTCTGGGAAACGGTGACGCCAATCAAGGCCGGGACGGCGTTTGCCACCCAGCGCGTCTGGTATGGCGATAAGAGCGAAGTGAATCTTGGCGTAGCGAAGGATGCGGCGATTACCCTGCCAAAAGGGCAGATGAAAAACCTGAAGGCGAGCTTTACCCTCAGCCAGCCGCAGCTGACGGCCCCGCTGGCGAAGAATCAGGTGGTGGGAACGATTGATTTCCAGCTGGACGGAAAATCCATTGAGCAGCGCCCGCTGGTGGTGCTGGACGAAGTGAAAGAGGGCGGTTTCTTCAGCCGCATCTGGGATTTCGTCATGATGAAGATGACCGGATGGTTTGGCAGCTGGTTTTCATAA
- a CDS encoding HAAAP family serine/threonine permease, with protein MDTSQTAVLSPEASQDASAWRKTDTMWMLGLYGTAIGAGVLFLPINAGIGGLIPLIIMALLAFPMTFFAHRGLCRFVLSGRKPGEDITEVVEEHFGVGAGKLITLLYFFAIYPILLVYSVAITNTVESFITHQLQMQAPPRALLALILIVGLMTIVRFGKEMIVKTMSVLVYPFVLVLMLLALYLIPHWSSAIFANASLSGSGKGLMMTLWLAIPVMVFSFNHSPIISAFAVAKREEYGDQAEPKCSRILARSHIMMVLTVMFFVFSCVLSLTPENLAEAKAQNISILSYLANHFDTPLMAWLAPIIAMVAITKSFLGHYLGAREGFNGTVNKLLRSRGKTLAEHKLNRFTALFMLITTWIVATLDPSILGLIESLGGPIIAVLLFLMPMYAINKVPAMRQYSGKLSNVFVVLVGLVAISAVAYDLF; from the coding sequence ATGGACACATCCCAAACGGCGGTGCTCAGCCCCGAAGCGTCTCAGGATGCCAGCGCATGGCGTAAAACCGACACTATGTGGATGCTGGGGCTGTACGGCACGGCCATTGGTGCCGGCGTACTGTTCCTGCCGATTAATGCCGGGATTGGCGGCCTTATCCCGCTGATCATTATGGCGCTGCTGGCGTTTCCAATGACCTTCTTTGCCCACCGTGGGCTGTGCCGCTTCGTGCTCTCCGGGCGCAAACCCGGCGAGGATATTACTGAGGTGGTAGAAGAGCACTTCGGCGTCGGCGCCGGCAAGCTGATCACCCTGCTCTACTTCTTCGCCATCTACCCGATTCTGCTGGTTTACAGCGTCGCCATCACTAACACCGTTGAGAGTTTTATCACCCACCAGCTGCAGATGCAGGCTCCGCCGCGCGCGCTGCTGGCACTAATCCTGATTGTCGGCCTGATGACCATTGTGCGCTTCGGCAAAGAGATGATCGTCAAAACCATGAGCGTACTGGTCTATCCGTTCGTGCTGGTGCTGATGCTGCTGGCGCTCTATCTTATCCCGCACTGGAGCAGCGCGATTTTTGCCAATGCCAGCCTGAGCGGCAGCGGCAAGGGGTTGATGATGACCCTGTGGCTGGCGATCCCGGTGATGGTGTTCTCCTTTAACCACTCGCCGATTATTTCCGCCTTTGCCGTGGCCAAACGGGAAGAGTACGGCGACCAGGCAGAGCCGAAGTGTTCCCGCATCCTCGCGCGCAGCCATATTATGATGGTGCTGACGGTGATGTTCTTTGTGTTCAGCTGCGTGCTGAGCCTGACGCCGGAGAACCTGGCGGAAGCCAAAGCGCAGAACATTTCCATTCTCTCATACCTGGCGAACCACTTTGATACCCCGCTGATGGCGTGGCTGGCGCCAATTATCGCCATGGTAGCGATCACCAAATCGTTCCTCGGCCACTATCTTGGGGCGCGTGAAGGCTTTAACGGCACGGTGAATAAGCTGTTGCGCAGCCGTGGCAAAACCCTTGCCGAGCACAAGCTGAACCGCTTTACCGCGCTGTTTATGCTGATAACAACCTGGATTGTCGCGACGCTGGACCCGAGCATTCTCGGCCTGATCGAAAGCCTGGGCGGCCCGATTATCGCGGTGCTGCTGTTCCTGATGCCGATGTATGCCATCAACAAGGTCCCGGCCATGCGCCAGTACAGCGGTAAGTTGAGTAATGTGTTCGTGGTGCTGGTCGGCCTGGTGGCGATTTCTGCGGTGGCTTACGATCTGTTTTGA
- the ybjG gene encoding undecaprenyl-diphosphate phosphatase → MDELNRSLFLLINADGRSPEWLIALATFIARDLIAIVPLLIVGLWLWGPRSQLTSQRVLVVKTGIALLYALAISWCLAQLFPHPRPFAIGLGHQFLSHAPDDSYPSDHGTVIFTFAIAFISWHRAWSGAVLLLTGAAIAWSRVYLGVHWPMDMLGGMLVGLLSCLFAQIFWQLTGARLMPLLSALYRVVFAFPISKGWVRH, encoded by the coding sequence ATGGATGAGTTGAACCGGTCGCTATTTTTATTGATCAACGCTGACGGCCGTTCCCCCGAGTGGCTGATAGCCCTCGCCACCTTTATTGCCCGCGATCTTATCGCCATTGTGCCGCTGCTGATTGTGGGCTTGTGGCTGTGGGGGCCGCGCAGCCAGCTGACCTCGCAGCGCGTGCTGGTGGTGAAAACCGGTATCGCCCTGCTCTATGCCCTGGCGATCTCCTGGTGCCTGGCGCAGCTGTTTCCTCATCCACGCCCGTTTGCCATTGGCCTGGGTCATCAGTTCCTGTCGCACGCGCCGGATGACTCCTACCCAAGCGATCACGGCACGGTAATTTTCACCTTTGCCATCGCCTTTATCAGCTGGCATCGCGCCTGGTCAGGGGCCGTACTCTTGCTGACCGGTGCCGCTATCGCCTGGTCACGCGTCTACCTTGGGGTACACTGGCCGATGGATATGCTGGGCGGCATGCTGGTGGGCCTGCTCTCCTGCCTGTTTGCGCAAATTTTCTGGCAGCTGACCGGGGCACGTCTGATGCCGCTGCTTTCTGCGCTCTATCGCGTCGTTTTTGCTTTCCCTATCAGCAAGGGCTGGGTACGCCATTAA
- a CDS encoding aspartate:alanine antiporter, protein MNINVADLLSGNYILLLFVVLALGLCLGKLRLGSVQLGNSIGVLVVSLLLGQQHFAINTDALNLGFMLFIFCVGVEAGPNFFSIFFRDGKNYLMLAIVMVSSAMVLALGLGKLFGWDIGLTAGMLAGAMTSTPVLVGAGDTLRQTLSDGKSLSLAQDHLSLGYALTYLIGLVSLIFGARYLPKLQHQDLPTSAQQIARERGLDPDSQRKVYLPVIRAYRVGPELVAWSDGKNLRELGIYRQTGCYIERIRRNGILANPDGDALLQPGDEISLVGYPDAHSRLDPSFRNGKEVFDRDLLDMRIVNEEIVVKNNNAVNKRLSQLKLTDHGCFLNRVIRSQIEMPIDDSIILNKGDVLHISGEARRVKSVADRIGFISIHSQVTDLLAFCAFFIIGLMIGMITFQFSSFNFGIGNAAGLLFAGIMLGFLRANHPTFGYIPQGALTMVKEFGLMVFMAGVGLSAGSGITKGLGETGLLMLGAGLVVSLVPVIICFLFGAWVLKMNRALLFGAIMGARTCAPAMEIISDTARSNIPALGYAGTYAIANVLLTLAGTLIVIIWPFFGG, encoded by the coding sequence GTGAATATAAACGTCGCAGATTTGTTAAGTGGAAATTACATTCTGTTGTTATTTGTCGTACTGGCGCTGGGGTTATGCTTAGGCAAACTTCGGTTAGGTTCTGTTCAACTCGGTAATTCTATTGGCGTTTTAGTTGTCTCTTTACTGCTCGGCCAGCAGCATTTCGCGATTAATACCGATGCGCTGAATCTGGGCTTTATGCTATTTATTTTTTGCGTCGGCGTCGAAGCCGGACCCAACTTTTTTTCTATCTTCTTCCGCGACGGTAAAAATTACCTGATGCTGGCGATTGTGATGGTCAGCAGCGCGATGGTGCTGGCGCTGGGGCTTGGCAAGCTGTTTGGCTGGGATATCGGCCTGACGGCGGGGATGCTGGCCGGTGCCATGACCTCGACCCCGGTGCTGGTCGGCGCGGGCGATACCCTGCGCCAGACGCTGAGCGACGGTAAGAGCCTGAGCCTGGCACAGGACCACCTCAGCCTCGGCTACGCTCTGACCTATCTGATTGGCCTCGTCAGCCTGATTTTTGGCGCGCGCTATCTGCCAAAACTGCAGCATCAGGATCTGCCCACCAGCGCCCAGCAGATCGCCCGTGAGCGCGGCCTCGACCCGGACAGCCAGCGCAAAGTTTACCTGCCGGTGATCCGCGCCTATCGCGTCGGGCCGGAGCTGGTCGCCTGGAGCGACGGCAAAAACCTGCGCGAGCTTGGCATCTACCGCCAGACCGGCTGCTACATCGAGCGTATTCGGCGCAACGGCATTCTGGCAAATCCGGATGGCGATGCGCTGCTGCAGCCCGGCGATGAGATCTCACTGGTCGGCTACCCGGATGCGCACTCGCGCCTTGACCCGAGTTTCCGCAACGGCAAAGAGGTGTTCGACCGCGATCTGCTGGATATGCGCATCGTTAATGAAGAGATCGTGGTGAAGAACAACAATGCGGTGAACAAACGCCTCAGCCAGCTGAAGCTCACCGATCACGGCTGTTTCCTTAACCGCGTGATCCGCAGCCAGATTGAGATGCCAATCGATGACAGCATTATCCTGAATAAAGGTGACGTACTGCATATCAGCGGTGAGGCGCGCCGGGTGAAATCGGTGGCGGATCGCATTGGCTTTATCTCGATTCACAGTCAGGTCACCGATCTGCTGGCGTTCTGCGCCTTCTTTATCATCGGTCTGATGATCGGCATGATCACCTTCCAGTTCAGCAGCTTTAATTTTGGCATTGGTAATGCGGCCGGGCTGCTGTTCGCCGGCATTATGCTCGGCTTCCTGCGTGCCAATCACCCCACCTTCGGTTACATCCCGCAGGGGGCGTTGACCATGGTGAAAGAGTTCGGGCTGATGGTGTTTATGGCGGGCGTTGGTCTGAGCGCCGGCAGCGGCATCACCAAAGGCCTGGGGGAGACCGGGCTGCTGATGCTCGGGGCCGGGCTGGTGGTCAGCCTGGTGCCGGTCATTATCTGCTTCCTGTTCGGTGCCTGGGTACTGAAAATGAACCGCGCCCTGCTGTTCGGCGCCATCATGGGCGCGCGCACCTGCGCCCCGGCAATGGAGATTATCAGCGACACCGCGCGCAGTAACATTCCGGCACTGGGCTATGCCGGAACTTATGCTATTGCTAACGTTTTGCTGACGCTGGCGGGCACGCTGATTGTGATAATCTGGCCGTTTTTTGGTGGTTAA
- the ybjM gene encoding inner membrane protein YbjM produces the protein MWIKGISWPGLVACSILYGAIYIAVRFPLPVGYVGHAQLGLLLFLLPGALAALTSKEAPLTAMALAIALASAPCLALMQLSAFHHLELVQEIAFITSAVFWCGSGTLAVMLGRTLLEMRHQQRL, from the coding sequence ATGTGGATAAAAGGGATAAGCTGGCCCGGCCTGGTCGCCTGTAGCATTTTGTATGGCGCGATCTATATTGCCGTGCGTTTTCCGCTACCGGTGGGCTATGTCGGCCATGCTCAGCTGGGGTTGCTGCTGTTTTTACTGCCCGGTGCGCTGGCGGCATTGACCTCGAAAGAGGCGCCGCTGACCGCGATGGCGCTGGCGATTGCCCTCGCTTCTGCACCATGCCTGGCGCTAATGCAGCTGAGTGCATTTCATCATCTGGAGCTGGTTCAGGAGATCGCGTTTATCACCAGCGCAGTGTTCTGGTGTGGTTCAGGGACGTTGGCAGTGATGTTGGGCAGGACGCTGCTGGAGATGCGTCATCAGCAGCGGTTGTAG
- a CDS encoding GrxA family glutaredoxin encodes MFTVIFGRPGCPYCVRATELAEKLTAERDDFNFRYIDIHAEGITKADLEKTVGKPVETVPQIFVDEKHIGGCTEFQAWAKENLGLYQ; translated from the coding sequence ATGTTTACAGTGATTTTTGGACGTCCGGGCTGCCCTTACTGTGTACGTGCAACAGAGCTGGCAGAGAAACTGACCGCAGAGCGTGATGATTTCAACTTCCGCTATATCGATATCCATGCTGAAGGCATCACCAAAGCCGATCTGGAAAAAACTGTAGGTAAGCCCGTTGAAACCGTCCCGCAGATCTTCGTTGACGAGAAACACATTGGCGGCTGCACCGAATTCCAGGCCTGGGCCAAAGAAAACCTCGGTCTGTACCAGTAA
- a CDS encoding YbjC family protein, whose translation MRAFSQMPRAVLILEVIGILLLVLSYLTLHEVLPLPSLLRGKLAATVMIFAGIALMLPAATVMMWRTAKVMAPELFNTRASRDTSKPGDSHDADH comes from the coding sequence ATGCGTGCCTTTAGTCAGATGCCCCGTGCCGTACTTATCCTTGAAGTTATCGGCATCCTGCTGCTGGTCCTCTCTTACCTGACGTTGCACGAAGTGCTACCTTTACCGTCGCTGTTACGCGGTAAGCTGGCGGCAACGGTGATGATTTTCGCCGGTATCGCGCTGATGCTGCCTGCGGCCACGGTAATGATGTGGCGCACGGCGAAAGTAATGGCACCCGAACTTTTTAACACGCGCGCTTCGCGTGACACGTCTAAACCAGGAGATTCCCATGACGCCGACCATTGA
- the nfsA gene encoding oxygen-insensitive NADPH nitroreductase, whose protein sequence is MTPTIDLLRSHRSIRAFTDRAISDEQRAAILAAAQSASSSSFLQCTSIIRITDPALREQLVTLSGGQKYVAQAAEFWVFCADFNRLQQICPDAQLGMAEQLLLGCVDTALMAQNALTAAESLGLGGVYIGGIRNNIAQVTELLHLPKFVLPLFGMCLGEPAQDPELKPRMPAAMLVHENSYQPINPEVLAQYDNELVEYYQHRDSNRRSESWSEHIQKTIIKESRPFILDYLHKQGWATR, encoded by the coding sequence ATGACGCCGACCATTGACCTGCTGCGCTCACACCGCTCAATTCGCGCTTTTACCGATCGCGCTATCAGCGACGAGCAGCGCGCAGCCATTCTTGCTGCTGCCCAGTCGGCTTCCAGCTCCAGCTTTCTGCAATGCACCTCTATCATTCGTATTACCGATCCCGCACTGCGCGAACAGCTGGTGACGCTGAGCGGTGGCCAGAAGTATGTGGCGCAGGCCGCAGAGTTCTGGGTGTTCTGCGCCGATTTTAACCGCCTGCAGCAGATCTGCCCGGATGCCCAGCTGGGTATGGCGGAGCAGCTGCTGCTGGGCTGTGTCGATACCGCTCTGATGGCGCAGAATGCGCTGACTGCAGCGGAATCGCTTGGCCTGGGCGGCGTGTATATCGGCGGTATTCGTAACAACATCGCGCAGGTGACCGAGCTTCTGCATCTGCCGAAATTTGTCCTGCCGCTCTTCGGCATGTGCCTGGGTGAACCAGCGCAGGACCCTGAGCTCAAACCGCGCATGCCCGCCGCGATGCTGGTGCATGAAAACAGCTATCAGCCGATCAACCCGGAAGTACTGGCGCAGTATGACAACGAGCTGGTGGAATATTATCAGCACCGCGACAGCAATCGCCGCAGCGAGAGCTGGAGCGAACACATCCAGAAAACCATCATCAAAGAGAGCCGTCCGTTTATTCTTGACTACCTGCACAAGCAGGGCTGGGCGACGCGCTAA